The Macrobrachium nipponense isolate FS-2020 chromosome 19, ASM1510439v2, whole genome shotgun sequence genome contains a region encoding:
- the LOC135215164 gene encoding vitelline membrane outer layer protein 1-like: MKPTAVWATFCLVLSFRLADAAPKVPANRIVTKNLMLSNGLDFGKWGIIEYCPDGSFAASIEAKYEDPHLTDLDETALNAIKLYCSTPEGHHEGYITSTIGDEGEWKGMKSCPNGLMTGMRAQVLPYQGSLWDDVAVQNVETDCNYGESTILAHDGTGQSKPGEWGLMAKCNEGSAICGLEIRYEMPNVVVDTTAVADISMFCCAIESHDTTAVPSTTSPPAV, encoded by the exons ATGAAGCCTACAGCAGTTTGGGCCACTTTCTGCCTCGTCTTATCGTTTAGACTTGCAG ATGCTGCGCCGAAGGTGCCGGCCAACCGGATAGTCACCAAGAACTTGATGCTCAGCAATGGTCTGGACTTCGGCAAATGGGGGATCATTGAGTATTGTCCAGACGGAAGCTTTGCCGCTAGTATAGAGGCTAAG TACGAGGATCCCCATTTGACTGATCTGGACGAAACTGCGCTGAACGCCATCAAGTTATATTGCTCTACTCCTGAAGGACATCACGAAGGCTACATCACATCGACCATCGGAGATGAAGGAGAGTGGAAAG GCATGAAGAGTTGTCCAAACGGCCTAATGACCGGAATGCGAGCCCAAGTGTTGCCATATCAGGGTTCTTTGTGGGACGACGTGGCGGTGCAAAATGTGGAGACAGACTGCAATTACGGCGAGAGCACCATCCTAGCCCATGATGGAACAGGCCAG TCTAAACCTGGAGAATGGGGCTTAATGGCCAAGTGCAACGAAGGATCTGCTATCTGTGGCCTGGAG ATTCGCTACGAAATGCCAAACGTGGTCGTAGACACAACAGCAGTGGCCGACATTTCAATGTTTTGCTGTGCAATTGAAAGTCATGACACCACAGCGGTTCCATCAACAACATCCCCACCGGCAGTTTGA